The DNA window ttccctgtcattttcttttctttcttttcttcagTTCAAGTGTCTGTTGGGCACTTTTTAAACCCTGTggtgttatataaataaatattgatatATGTGTAATGCCAAGCTGTCCCCAGGGCTTGGTTATGAGGTCGGCAAAAACAGTTACTTCCTCTCAGAAGAGGAAAAagcagtaacactttacttgagggggcacagatACTTAGGAGTAACTCGGTTATTAttgctgaagtacaaatcatgcaCAAATGCTGTAGCTACTGGAGATGAAAGATGCATCAattttcattaatgatgaacaagcatgaGATGAGCACTTGActtgtgttatttattatttcttccTCCAGTAGTTTGCAAAGGTttgcagaattaacagatatacagtagcgcccccccccccagtctaaCCGGCAATGTTATTCAACGCTGACCAGGCCGGAGTAGCTTAGCTGGGAGCGTGTTAGACTGATGATCTCATGGCTGTTGGTTCAATCCCAGGTTCTTGCAGTACTCAGCGCAGATGCTGGTGCAGACGGCTGGGCTGGCTTTGGCCTTCATCAGCACACTGCACAAATTCTTGTCGCTGTTGTAAAATAAGGCTGGCTAGCGGTGGTGCAGTGATTGCTTCacgcctctgggacctgggctCAAGTTTCCGACAGGGTTCCATGCgtgtggcgtttgcatgttctccccgtgtcatcatggggtttcttccaggtaTACAAATTAAGGGTGGCTAATGCAGCCAAGTGTTTTGGGTACACTTAGGACAGGactattcaaatcacagtcctcaCCATCTGaaccctgctggttttccagccttcctttaactgtcagccaggtgtgaagcctctgaccaatcaaaatcagtaattattaaactaaccgcatgggagaactgaaaacacggcctggatttggaatccacgtccagatttgaagagctcTGACTTAGTACATTGattttcacatttttctttACTCCAGTTAATCTTTATTGCTACTTCATCTTACAGCTTAATCAAAATATCCAAATATATCAATATAATTTTCAATGAACATTTTTCATAGGCGTAATGAGCAGACATACAGTGTGTAATTTACTGCTGGTGCTCCTTGAGTCAGATGCCTGTCAATGGGCAAgtttcctcttcttcttcttctttttcgaTGCACTTGTAGCTTGTTTCTGCCCACTGCTCATCTCCTCCCTGTTAAAACAAGCAAAGTTAGCAGCTTCTTAAACATGTTGTGCCTTGTGGCTAAAGGGGCAATAACTCTGCAATCCCGTGACCAACACCACCATTCAGAAAGGAACACTTTGTTGCAAGGAGATAGTTCAGTGCTACCACATTACAAGTAAATCAAAGTGGTCATTTTATGGTCTTTCTGaacattttcttattttacatAAAGGCGAACTCTGACATCACTAAATTTAAAGGTAACTACTGGAAACGCACGATGACAACACAACAATGGTTAACATTCCTTAAGACAAAACTAAATTttacataaaatgtacagacCTACAGAACAAAAGGTTTAATTAACTGGAGACGGAAAAAAATTTATTGAATgaaaggataaaaaaaaaaattctttctTCTGAAAGGAAAGTATACCTTAAgagttatttaattaattactgTACATAGCAACATTTTGTAACACCAGAAAGATATACAATATCACAAAAAGGACTGTACATAAAAATATCTACATATATTTGCCTTACCTAAAATCCTTTACTTCTACTCCTTGATGCAATATTACAACCTCTTCCTCTTCACTGTCTGAGATAACTACAACATCCCCTGAAAAAAGAAGAGTACAATTCAGTCACTTTGGGCACGAACACAAAGAATACATTTTTAGACAGTTAACATGACCCATAAATTAACACTTGCCTTTCTTAGATGTGATGGTTTCTGATTCAGGCTGTTTTTCAGGTCCACCCTGCTCTATAtcatcttcttcctcctcctcctcctcctccatttCATCCAACCCCCAAGCATTCTGCAGGCCCTCTCCCACCTGGCCTGTTCCTGGGGCACGTACCACTGGTGAGGGGACACTCCGTTTGTCAAGGAAGGGCAGGAGGTCAAGAAGGCACAGTCACGTCTAACCGTACAGGCACACAGAATGTTTCCAGCTAACAAAGGTCTCTCCCTGAAAGTCAGACCAGCAGCTTTAAACCGAAGGATACGTGTCACATGGAGCCCCCGTTCTGCAGATGATGTCCTCGGCCTTCTCCTCAATATCGATCATCTCGACAGGGGCAATCTCACTCTTCAGGGCTGTGATTCGTTCTTTCGCCATTGATTCCGCAAAGCCAAATTTGCCGCCTTCTTTCCTGCACATATATGTAAAGCTTGCTGTGAAACCAACCAAagctgtggcctgtactacgaagcggggttactggcttatcggggtaacttgtcggatttaaggtaccacagtttaaatggacttcatattcgctcacttacattttgcccagactaccttaaatccaacaagttaccccgataagccagtaaccccgcttcgtagtacaggccacaggacaTTAAACCCAAAACAAACCTAAACAGTTCCTACTGCAGTTCACTAAGCTGTATTACCAAATAGGTGACTGATTTAAaattacgcccccccccccaacccagcacAAAAGTTTGATACCAACACTGGTATCAGTGATTCTGAAGGGAGATGTTATGCGTCTGAATGACTTGGCTTTTATATGAGGTTACTGACAAACACTGCGTCTTTAAAAATAATGGTACGCAACTGGTACCAATAGTGTACAATTCCAGTTAAGAGAAAAACCTCTCACCCGGATCGATGGTTTAAACCTCAACGGAGAGGCctttggaaataaaattccaaaTACATACCTAACTTTCCTGTCATTTTCCAAGGCTTTATTGATTAGTTCTGTTATCTCACAGACCTTGACGCTTGCAATCTTGCTACATCGAAGAACCTGTAAAATGatgcatttacattttgccAAAGTACTGCAGCGCACATCAGATTTAACAAAATAAGCCACAGAACCACAGATATTACTAACATGCAGCTTCATATATTTTCATGAAAAGCAACACTGTGGACATTTCCTTAATCAAATATTTACATGTAATGTACATCACAATAATTATTTTCTGttcacaaaaatacaaaaaatccCAGACAGGTACAGAGATTCCGACTGATCTCACCTGCTCTTTCAAGAGCATAATTCCTCCACTGGACTGGATGGAACAGATCTCTCTGTGCTTGTTCATTGCTATAACCAGTAGACCATCCATCACCCTCTCCTCACGCTCACATGGGTCCACCAGAAGAAAAGTTCTGTGAAAGAACAGAAATGACAATTCAGTAGAGCGCCCCACGGTGGATGCATAGAGCGATGCAACGAAGGAAAGCAGACTTACCCTTGCTGGAAAAAGGAAAAGCTGACAGAAACAGGCATGTGGTAAATGCTAAGAGGGATTAAGTCTCTCTCTTCTGGGGTGTACTGTAGGGGAGGttaacatttattatgttataaTTACATTATGTACACAATGGATTTTACTATATTGCACAACGGGATTTAACAATTATGTGCATCATCTGTTTGTGGAGGAACTGAACAAGATGCAGATGGTACAGAAATTTCTACTGTTTAAGGTAAGTGCAAGACACTGAAGATGACATGACAGTTCAGTGATACTCACGATGGTCACCTCTTCTCCCTGAATTCCGACGTCTGGTCGTCGGAAGTGGCACAGTGCTGTGATAGCCGCTATGCTCGCTGCATCCATGATATTGCCATCATGGTTCAACACATGCACATCTATCCTTATCTTCCATACCTGAAAACAAGCAAATACTCCTAAACCTTcagtatttttgttgttgttgttttgacAGAATGTTTTGCATTGAGGTTGTATGTACCTACAcaaccagtcaaaagtttttggaCACCACAGGTTTTATAAAAAGGTTTtataaaaaaagatttttcatttttgttaagCACTGGAAAATGGAGTGAACAACTATGAATGAAAatacaagtcaaataaaacaagtttcctttaaaCACAGAAAGtctctaactgcatgtctgacatcctattaagtggttgtgtggtgatgccatagtcaaattctaggctgtcctttaacttaaaatgcactagttaactgaTTCATCCCATGCAGCTCAGATCAGTATTTAATcccccttgtagaaagaatgcctcaaattttccctgctgttataactgctagaggaggttactttgatgaatcaaagatatgacattttcttgctaataaaggtaatCAAATGGTGTACATTTATTCTTTAGCAAATattaagtgtatttttagtaaatgttaagtaacacgcaaatgtagaaaaatctcattgtgtgcaaaaacttttgtcTGGTAGTGTACATAAAAACACAGACATTACAGGCACAACAACAATAAAGCATAAAAGTGTATTCAAAGTTTCAGAACTGCATTTTGATTATTATACTTAGTTTCTAGCTGCATAACTGAGGCCTCACAATAAATGGACACAGCTTTTCCCACTAGGATGGTACCTGAACCATACAGTTAAATGAGGACCCAGAAACCTAGACTGAGTCTCAGACCATTGCGTTTAAAGGCAATTtagaaattataaaaataaaattaccttTTCACCTGATACTACACACAATGACTCTGTGTCAAGACACTTGGAGTTTCTAAGACATCTTTCCAACAGCCTATTCAACGTCACATGTAATTCAGACTGTCTGAAAGAAAAGAGGCAAGGGAGAAGTCAGTATTGAAAAGAAATGCACATGTCTTTGTTTTGGGAAATGAACAGACAGATGACATGCAAATCTAAACCGACTGAAAGAACATTAAGAACCATCAGGTTTATGACAAAGGAGAAAACGCGATGCATTTAATAGTCAAACATTATCAACAACCTGCTCCCAAGACTTCAATTAAGAGACATTGCTATTTTAGAATCATGAACTGCTTCAGTTATCTAATCGCAAAATTAACAATAAGCATGAATTCTGAATCAGCTTTAAAACTGTACAATTATACATGCACGCTTGCTATTTACTACAACTGTTGAGTTTTACATTACCGAATGATAAATATACCGTACCTGCCAGATTCAAAGGCAGGTGAAGCCATAGGCGATAGCTCCAAGTTGATGAACATAATCCCCTCCGTTGGTCGATTATCTTTAGGAGCTACCAGTTCACACGACACTTGAGCCAAAACTCTGCatgttaaaaacacacacacacagatcccaCAACTGTAATTTGTACTCAACAATGAAGACATTTTAAAGACTGAAATTAGCCTAAATATTATAGGGCTAAATGACTAACGAACATCACAACTAGGGCTAAAATTATTAACCTTGTCTTTCCCACGTCAACAACGCAACATCCATAATCGGTTCCAAATGTAATCTTGATGTTTCTGTAATCATACGTCTGCCTTCCATCCAAACGCTGCcggaaataatgaaaaaaatgtgaGCTAGATGCAAAACATCGAAAAAGATTAGGCTTGTGATGCAGGGATGTATATTCCACTGAGCAGAATTCCACGTGCTAACACGATTTTAAATCAGCTTTCATGAAACTGTGCCATTCTAACATATTCATTTTGTTGGATTATAATCCGTGAAAATAATGGAGCTACCTATATCATATGCATTTTAAAGTCACGTTGTGACATGGAGGATTACGCGAACTTCAATAAAAGTAACGCCTGCAATTTGACTTGCTTATTCTACGGAACTTTACCTTTTTCTCTTCAATTGCCTTCAACAGAAACTGCCGTTCGCAATTTGACAATGGCGTTTCTCtcatgttttaaataataaaaatagagaCAATCTCCCAAGCACACTACCCACACTTTGCTTCTACTGTTTCTTTCCCTTACGTTCAGGCGCACGTTTATGACGTCACTTTGTTTGAGCGATTTTAACCCTTTAAATTTGGGGACATTCGGATTCAGAAATGTGTTTAGATCTAACTAGGTACCCCCCAGGGGGGCTCTGCCTGGGCACCTGAAACTTCAATGACTGATAGGTATTGCGCGCACCAGTGCTTAATATCGATGCGATTCCACTGGTTTTGCAAAAATGCAATCAACATACTGCAGTGTTATTATGGGAGCTGGCCCACGTTTCTGGGATATCTGAAATGTGCATATCACTCAATAACATTCGGTTTACATCTTCACTGCAttccttatttattttaattcatgGTTCTTTTATTGTTGTGCAAAGCAACATATGTAGGTGAGGAAGATAATACAGCacaagcatacagctgtcagTGAGCCAACTTAGGCACTAGTGCTGATAGGCTATGTTTCCAGTGAGTGACCAATATCAAGTGCAAGGTTATGTGAACAAGGACCATACAAAATCACACATAACCTAATACCAGGAAAGCTCTTCAAATAAAGCAAGAGTACACCTTTGTGGGAGAAGCGCAAAGTAATACGTAAGTGATTGAAGCTAAGATGAGTCTTAAGAAAAAATAACATGTTCCATCAAGATTTGAAATCAGATTGCTGGATTTAGAGTCCAGAGTGCTATTCATTACACCAAGGTTCTTCAACTCGGGACCTCGactccaaatccaggccgtgttttcagttctcccaagtagttgtttaataataactgattctgattggtcagaggcttcacacctgactgacaggtaaaggaaggctggaaaaccagcagtgctcggacctcgaggaccgtgagttgaataaccctgcatTACACCATGAAACACTTAAGTCAATGAACACGTAGCTGGAACAAAATAGAGATAAGGGCTTATGCTGGATCAATGAGTAAGGTGCTCAAGCCATTACGGAAGCAAGTGTGTCTCACAATGTCCCCCGATGGCCCGTTTCAGATTCTAATGCGAGTAATGAAGTATGTAGGGCATTATTTTCCAACCCAGTCCCCGGGGACCGCTAGACAGTCCGCgtttttgccccctcccagcGCACCTGACTCATCGAACGTCAACCAACTTTCTATAACCTGGGTAGTATCATAGTTTTGGCACCAGATGGAGCCGCTGCTCTATTCTTTCATATTATAGTTCACGTTGCGCTAGTGTAATGGTCTCCAACTGTGAGTAACCACACATTCTAACCGATGATTTGAAGTAGTTTGGTCTTCACCAGCTTTTTTCATTGGTGTGATGTTTATGATGGCTGTGTTCAGAATGTCGAAGTGAACGAAGTAACTCTTTCGAAAGATTAGGCTGCTATAAGCATGTAATGGGGTACATCGTTTAAGATGTATTTTAGTAAAAGAGGATTGGagattgttttaaaaataaagcacatttttggaaaaaaatatattcgggttttttttgcttttgtctttaGTGCTGTCCCACTTTTGCTGAAGGTGCTAGTATTAAAGTGGGACAGTATTTTTTAGGTAAATTGGACACATTTTTACATGTAAATAATATAGATCGGGGTACCCAACTTTTCGATCGCGATTGACCATTGTTTGTAGGTAGATCACGATACGATAAAAGAATAATACAGTATACCAAGGAATGTTACATGGAGATTTGAAGACACTCATGTAGTGAAAATTACTTATTTGAAGTAGCTAGATCTTGTGAACAAACTTTTACAATGGTTTGTTTTCTTGGTCAATGAAATATTGCTTTGTACAATTAAAGTAGGCTACTCTATACATCAAAACCACTGTCCTACTTT is part of the Paramormyrops kingsleyae isolate MSU_618 chromosome 25, PKINGS_0.4, whole genome shotgun sequence genome and encodes:
- the exosc9 gene encoding exosome complex component RRP45 → MRETPLSNCERQFLLKAIEEKKRLDGRQTYDYRNIKITFGTDYGCCVVDVGKTRVLAQVSCELVAPKDNRPTEGIMFINLELSPMASPAFESGRQSELHVTLNRLLERCLRNSKCLDTESLCVVSGEKVWKIRIDVHVLNHDGNIMDAASIAAITALCHFRRPDVGIQGEEVTIYTPEERDLIPLSIYHMPVSVSFSFFQQGTFLLVDPCEREERVMDGLLVIAMNKHREICSIQSSGGIMLLKEQVLRCSKIASVKVCEITELINKALENDRKVRKEGGKFGFAESMAKERITALKSEIAPVEMIDIEEKAEDIICRTGAPCDTVPSPVVRAPGTGQVGEGLQNAWGLDEMEEEEEEEEDDIEQGGPEKQPESETITSKKGDVVVISDSEEEEVVILHQGVEVKDFREEMSSGQKQATSASKKKKKKRKLAH